From Bacteroidales bacterium:
TTCCTTGCATTTTTTGCCGCTTTTATGCCGTAAAAGTACAAAATATGGCAATAATTTCCAAGAAAAAGTTATCATAAGTTGTTGACACACAAGTGTTTAAATCTTTTTTAAGGAGCGACTAAATATATGATTCATAAATGTCGATAATAATTTTAACTTTGTAATTATTAATTTAAAATAAAAAAATTATGGCAAAAAAATTCTTAAAAAAGATTTCCCTCATTGGTGCTTGTATAATTGTTTTAAGCATTAGTTTTTCTTGCAAAAAGGATAAAAAAGATGATAGAGGTAGTGGTACTACTACTGTAGTTGATGAAAAATGGATTACAGCATATAAAAACGTAACGCTTGGAAGTCAAGGTAATCCTAATTATGGTCCTTTCTTTAAGCCTCAAACTGGTGAAGTGCTAAAGTTAGGAGAAACAGCTGGTATTGAGGAATTTGTAGGAATGGTTTTCTTTAGATCAGCTGGGGATTATACCTATTTTACTTTCCCTGCTGATGCAGAAGCTGCTGATGCATATCCACATCCAACTAACCCGATTTTTGTAGATAATCCTAATGGCTTGAATTATTGGCCACAACCAAAAATGGTTAATGGGATGATTACAAATCCAAGTCCCGATATTTCAATGGTTACTTTTAATGAATTAGCAACTTCACTAGATGCTGCTAAGTTTGATCAAACTTTCAGAAATAGCAACTTGTCTGGTGGAAAACCTCAAGAATTTTTGGCTTACAAAGTAAGTTACGAGTTAAATCCAGATGCAGGTCAGGTGTATTTGGCTCAATTTAACAAAAGTGTTAGGGCAATTATTTTAGTTAAAAATGTTGTTTCGGCTGAAAAAGGCTCTATAACATTTGATATTCTAATTGAAAGTAGAAAATCATACGAAAAATTAGATTTAACAAAAAATATTCAACCTAAGAAGGTAGATTAAGTGTCTGAAAAGTTTTTAGTGTTGAGTGATTAGTTGGGGCGGCGCTGCGTAACTAATTGATTATCAATTTAATTATTGTTTAGTGCTTAGTTTTTAGTGTTTAGTTGGGACCGCCGCTCCAGTAACTTCCTGATTATCAGTACTTTACGTCGCCGAGCTTATGTATAGTGTCGTTGCCAGTAACCATCTCATTATCAAGGACTTACGCAAAGCTGCCGCCACACGAAGCTGCTTTAATATAACTGTCTGATTATCAACGACTTATGCGGAGTAGGCAACTGCTAACTGTTTGATTATCAGTTGCTTATGTGGCTGGGCTGTCATGCAAGCTAGCCGTGATAAAAACTTATTTGCAGAAAGGCTATTTCAATTTAGTAATAAATGTAACTATCTGATTATCAATACATTGCGCCGCCATCTCTACACGAAGCCATGCCACCCGTAATAGTTTGATTACCAATGTTTTACGCAGAACAATAATCTGTTCTATCAATTATAGTTAAATGCCATTTATTATTTTTTAGAGTAAGGAAAAATTTAAAGTAATTTCCTTTATCGTCTAGCACAATTATTTTATGGCTTGTTTTTTCAATTTCTTCATATTTTTTAATTTCTTCGTTAGGAATATTTCTTTCAGCATATAAATTCAAATTTTTTGCAATAGTTGAAAGTTGCGTACATACATTTGTTGTGTCGCAATAAATTCCTGGAGATTTAGTCCAGTCGTCCTTTCCACAATCGAAGTAAGGTAATTCTTCAAATTTAATTTCGTAGTTTGCTGGAGAGATATTGCCAAAAGGAAAGTCTGCTGGTTCAGGTTTTTCAAATGATATTTTATCTGAAATAGAATATTGAGGCATCGCTCCCGGTATGTGCAAAAATACTATACCAAAATCTTTTAAAACAAGTTCATTTAGTGTTTTTTCATCTTTATTTTGGTATGCTTTTATTGTTGTAATAATTGCATTTTCTAATGTATTTTCATTTGTAGTAACTTCTTGTTGCTTAATATCAGCCTTATCTGCATTGGTAGAACTCTTTTTTCGTTCGGAACAACTTGAAATTAATGCGAAAATAATTAATATGAGTGTAGCTTTTTTCATGATGATTTTATTTTTTACAAATTTAATGTTTTTCTTTTATTTTTCAATTTTTATTGCAATAGTGATTTATTTTATAGAGAGTTAATAAAAAAGCAGCAAGTTTTTTATTGTTTCGTACTGAAAATTTGAGTAATAAATATTTTTTTATCTTTGTTTCTTTATAAAAAAGATATATGATTCCTTTTTCACCTCCAAGAATAGATGATAAAATAATTGAAGCAGTTGTTGATGTGTTAAAATCAACTTGGATTACCACAGGTCCTAAAACTGCTGAATTTGAAGAAGAGTTAAAAAAATATACTAATTGCAAAGAGGTTATTTGCTTAAATAGCGCTTCGGCAGGATTAGAATTAGTTTTAAGATGGTTTGGTGTTGGCTCCGGAGATGAGGTTATTTTGCCCGCATACACTTATGCCGCAACTGCTAATGTGGTTTTGCATTGTGGAGCTACTCCTGTTTTTGTAGATGTTAATGCAGATGATTTTAACATAAACATCAATGAAATTAGAAAAAAAATTAACTCATCTACAAAAGTTATCATGCCAGTTGATTTGGGTGGCTTCCCTTGCGATTATGACACAATAAAAAGTTTAGTTGAAGCACCTGAAATTAAAAGACTTTTTTCTCCGAAAACAGAATATCAAAAAAAATTAGGACGCATTTTAGTTTTGTCAGATGCTGCTCATAGCCTTGGGGCTGAATATAATTCTAAAAAAACAGGTTGCCTTACGGATTTTACAGTTTTTTCATTCCATGCTGTAAAAAATCTCACTACCGCTGAAGGAGGTGCTGTATGCATAAATTTAAGCTGCTTTGATAATAGTGTTGTAAAGCAAGAATTGAAGTTAAAGTCATTGCATGGGCAAAATAAAGATGCTAGGGCTAAGTTAATTCCGGGCAATTGGAAATATGATATTGTTGAGCCCGGCTACAAATGCAATATGACAGATATTCAAGCGGCTATGGGCATTGTGGAAATTAAAAGATACGATTCTGAAATGTTGAGAAGAAGAAGGGAAATATTTTCATTATATCAAAAATTATTTAGCGCTGACGATAGATTTCAGCTACCTGTTTTTAAAACTGAAAATATTGAATCTTCATACCATGTATTCCTTTTACGCATAAAAAATATAAATGAGCAGCAGAGAGATGAAATTATTCAAGAGATTTTTAAAAGAGATGTGTCTGTAAATGTACATTTTAAGCCGCTTCCATTGATGTCTTATTACAAGAATGCAGGTTATAAAATTGAGGAATATCCAGTTGCTTATGATAATTTTAGCAGAGAAATTTCATTGCCTGTTTATTTTGATTTATCTGATGAGCAAGTAAAAATTGTTGCAAAAGCTGTTATTGATGCGGTAAATCAGGTTTGTTTATGATTCTTAAAAGAATATTTGATTTATTTTTTTCGTTTTTAGCAATAGTTGTTTTGCTTTTGCCAGCTTTGATTATTGCAATTATAATTGTTGTAGATTCAAAAGGAGGCGTTTTATATAAGCAAAAAAGAGTGGGGCAGCGTGAAGTTGTTTTTTCTTTGCTAAAATTCCGCTCAATGTATGTTAATAGTGATAAAAAAGGCTTGCTTACAGTTGGTGTATCTGACAATCGTGTTACAAAAGTTGGTAAGTTTTTAAGGCGTGCAAAAATTGATGAATTACCGCAGCTTATTAATATTTTTTTAGGTCAAATGAGTTTTGTTGGTCCACGACCAGAAGTGCCAAAATATGTCGCTTTATATACTGCTGAACAGAAAAAGATTTTTGCTGTTAAACCCGGACTTACAGATTATGCATCATTAAAATTTATAAATGAAAATGAGGTGCTAGCTTTGCAGGAAAATCCTGAAAAATATTACATCGAAGTGTTGATGCAGGAAAAGCTAAAGCTAAATTTGCAATATATAGATGAAATGAGCTTTTGGACAGATGTTAAAATAATAATAAAAACAATTTTTAAAATTTTATAGTCAAATTATTTGCTAATATCGAAAGATCCTTCGAAAACTCTTCCGTCTTTTAATTTTATGGTATATAAAAATTTGTCAATTTCCGTGTTTTTTATTTTCCAATTATTTCTATAATTTGAGGAATTAAAAATTTGTTTTTTGTTAGTATCAAAAATTTGCAAACTTGTGTTTGGGAAAAGATGTAGGTTTTCTACAATAAAAAACTCATTATTTTTTGTTGGGGTAATAATTGAAGGAATATTGTCTTGACAGTCTGTGAAAAATACTTTAAAACTATCAGAATACATTTTGCAACCTTCAATTTTTACTTGATAAGTTCCTGATTTACTGATAGTTACATGTGGCGAATTTGTTTCAATATCTTTCCAATAATATTTATAATTTGGTGATGCTTGTTTTACAGAAAGATTTACAGATGAGCCATAGCATCCAGTTAGTATATGTGTGCTTGGTAAAGTAGGGACCGGAATAATTTTTACAGAAATAGATTTAGATTGAGGTTTGCTATTTTTTGGAGTAATAGTTATAATGTATGTGCCTGATTTTGAGATATTTATACGTGATGTTTTTTCTCCTGTATTCCAACTGTATTCATTGCAATTTGGGAAATAAGCATCGAGTATAATAGGTGTTTCAGAGCAAATTTCATTTGGTATTTTATCAAAAGCCGATAGATTGCTATTTTTTGTGTGTTTAACTGTTTTTGTGGTTTTTTCTGCTTGTTTTGTAATGGGGTTTTCTTCTGCTATTTCATCATTTTCTTTATTTATTATTTCTAAATTTTCAATGTCTATTTTTTCTATTTTATTGTAATTGTTTATGTAAGATAAAATTTCGGATTTACTTATATCATTGCCTATTGTAAGCATGTTTTTAGTAGAGTCATAGTTCATATTATTGCCGGTTGTAAAAATAATTTTTGTAGAATTATTATCTTGGTTGTTTTTAATTTCATTATTATGATTGTGTATGTAAAAAATAGTAATACCAATCAAAGTTGCAGCAAGGCTGCATACTGCAATATAAACAGATTTAGCTCTTAATAATGTAAGCAAAGATGTTATACCTACGGCTTTTAAGATATTTGAAGTTAATTTAGGAAAATATTTTTTAGGGGTAATAAAGGGATTTTCCTTTAATTCCTTTTTATTTAATTCTGATAAATATTTTTTATTTTTATTTAATTTTTTTGGTCTCATATATTATTAGATTATATTTTTATAACGAAGTTTATTCTGAAATTAAATATTTTTCAATTTTTTTTGCAGCAATATGATAAGCAGATTTTATAGTTCCAATTTTTACATCTATAGCATCGGCTATGTCTTTATAAGACATGTTTTCGTAATAACGCATTATGAAAATCAATTTTTGTTTATTTGGCAGTGAAGCAATTGCTTTTTGTAGTTTAATTTGAATATCGGAGCTTTTAAAGTAAACATCAGCTTCAAGTTTATCACTAAAATCATTTATCATTTCATCTAACGAAACAAAATATCTACTTTTATTTGATTTAATATATGTTATAGCTTCATTTGTAGCAATTCTATAAATCCAAGTATATAGTTTTGAATTGCCTTGGAAATTTTCTAAATTTTTCCAAACTTTGATAAATGTATTTTGAATTACATCATTTGTGTCTTCATGGTCAATAACTATTCTTCGTATAAGCCAATAAGCTTGTTCTTTATATTTATTCACTAATAAAGTAAAAGCACGTTGCCTTTTGTTTTTTATTTCAAATAATTTCAATATTTCGGCATCAGAGATTTTACTCATAAGTAAATTTATTTTCTGTTTATTACTTTTTTTACAGCATCTACTATATTATTGTGTTTTAAGCCGAATTTCGTCATTAATTGTTCTGGAGTTCCACTTTCGCCAAAGCAATCTGGCATGCAAATAAATTCTTGAGGAGCAGGCATTTCTTTGCAAATTAATGCAGACACCGCCTCGCCTAAACCGCCAACTTGAACATGCTCTTCTGCAGTTACAACGCATTTTGTTTTAGCTAAGCTTTTTAATATTAGTTTGCTGTCTAGCGGTTTGATTGTGTGAATATTTATAATTTCAGCACTTATTCCAAGTGTTTCCAATATTTTACCTGCTTCAATAGCTTCCCAAACAAGATGTCCTGTGGCTATAATTGTTACATCTGTGCCTTCGCTGAAGATAACGCCTTTTCCTATTTCAAAAGGTACATCATTTGGTGAAAAATCAGGAACTGCAGGGCGACCAAATCGTAAATAAACAGGACCTTTGAAATCTGCAATAGCTTTTGTTGCCAAAAATGTTTGAGTGTAGTCGCATGGATTTATTACAGTCATATTTGGCAATGCGCGCATAAGGGCTATATCTTCCATGATTTGATGTGTTGCTCCATCTTCGCCTAAGGTAATTCCAGCGTGTGAGGCGCAAATTTTAACATTTTTATTGCTATATGCAACACTTTGCCTGATTTGGTCATATACTCTGCCAGTTGAAAAATTTGCAAAAGTTCCTGTGAAAGGTATGTATTCTGCAATAGCTAATCCAGCAGCTATTCCAATCATATTTGCTTCGGCAATTCCTGTTTGAATAAATCTATCAGGAAATTCTGCGGCAAATTTGTTTAATTTTAAAGAACCTGTAAGGTCGGCACATAGTGCAACAATTTTATCGTTTTGTTTACCTAATTCGTAAATAGCATCGCCGAAGCCTGAGCGTGTATCTTTTACTTGTCTGATATTAATTTGTTTCATTAAATGTTTTTTTAAAATAAGGACATGTTAATTTTTACTATCGAAGATGATTTTACAGAAAATGATTTTTCAGCACTCAACATCGATTTAGATTGATATTTGGATCTATACACCGCAACATATTCCCCCGGTTGCAAGAGCAATATTTCTTGTCCTCCAGTGCCTGCAAAATTGTAAATCCATTCCAGTGAATTATTTTTTTTCACATAAATACTTCCGTAACCCGCTGATGGGAACTGAAATACTGCTGTTCCTGCCGAAGGTATTTCTACTGTGGTTGTAATGTTTTGGTCAATCTTTACATTTTCTACGTATGTGCGCGGGAGAGTCATTATTTCTAAATCGTACAGACCGCATAAATATTTTTCGCGTGTTGAAACAAATTGTGTGTTTAGAGTTTTGGATTTATTATTTTCTCTAACAATACATAAAATGGGATTTCCAAGATTTTTACTGCTTGTTCTAACTTCCAAATATCCTTGTGCAGCCCAAACTCCTGCAGTAGTGTGTTTGCCCGGCGTAAGTTTTAGGGAGTCAATAAAAACAGGCGGAATGGTGTGCACTTGCACTCTGTAATTTAAAAGTGGGTCTATTACTAATGTGTCTGGGAAGCCTTTGTTGTTTAATGAATGAATAAAATTGTATTTTGGCAATTCGCTCAATTTATCATAAAAAGTTATATTTACATTGGTTTCTGTTGGGTTTCCAGCATTGTCTAGCAGATTTATTTGGCAAGTTGTAGAATTAAGTGCTTGAGAAATAACGATGTTTAAAGCAGTTGTAAATTGTTTCTCTGTAGTTGCGTCAAAATATGTTCCGACGCATTCAAATTGGTTTTTAAAGCTTTTGCCTATGCCGATAATAAATGGTTTTAGAATAATTCCTTTTTTTTGTAATGCTAGCGAAACAGCGCAAGGATCCCCATTACATTCTTCTATGCCATCGGTTATTAAAATTACAATATTTCTACAATTGCTACATTGAGGAAAATCTGTTGCAGCCTTTTCTAGCGAATAGGCTATAGGGGTTGTTCCTCTGGGATTTATAGTTTTTAATTTATATTTTATTGTTTCGTGATTATTTGGACCGAAAGGTACTTCTAGCCTTGTGTCATCACAATCTTGAGGCGGATAATTTTTTGTGTGTCCGTAGCATCTGAGTGCAAGTTCCAAGTTAGGTATAGATTTTAGGCTATCAAGCAGATTAGACATTATTTTTCTTGCAATATTAATTTTCATATCGCTTTGCCATCTGCCAAACATAGATTGGCTTGCATCAAAAAGAAATAAGATGCGGGTTGTAATTATTTTTTCCTTTTCGCTATTATTTATTTGAGCTGATAAGGAAAAACTAGCTGTAATTAGAAAAAAAACTATTACAATCTTTTTCATCTTTTAATAATCTCCAAGAGTTTCTTTTAGCTCGCTTAGAGCAATTTTAAATTGTTCTTCATTTGTGGGAGAGCCATGCCATTTATGATTGTTTTCCATAAACGAAACGCCTTTCCCCATAATGGTTTTCATTATAATTAGCGATGGTTTGTTTTTTGCTTTACTTTCAGCTTTTGCTTTTTGGATTGTGTCTTCTATTTCTTGCGGATTATGTCCGTCCATTTCAAAAACATTCCAACCAAAAGATTTCCATTTTGCAGCTAAATCGCCGAGTGTAATAACTTCGTCAACAGGACCATCTATTTGTTTTCCATTATAGTCAACAACAGCAATAAGATTGTCGATGTTTTTTGCATTCGCAAATAGAGCCGCTTCCCAAACTTGACCTTCTTGCAATTCGCCATCACCGAGCAGAGTAAAGACAAAGTGTTTGTCATTTGAAAGTTTTTTGCCAATTGCACAGCCTATAGCAGCAGATAATCCTTGTCCTAAAGACCCTGATGCTATTCTTATTCCGGGCAGATTTTCAGCAGTTGTAGGATGTCCTTGTAATCTAGAACCTAATTTGCGGAAGGTGCCTAATTCGCTAACTGGAAAGAATCCGCTTCTAGCTAAAATGCTGTACCACGCAGCGCTTATATGCCCATTTGATAGAAAAAAAACATCCTCATCTTTACCGGACATTGAGAAATTCTTGGGGTTGTAGTTTAAAACATTGCTGTACATAGTTGCAAGAAAATCTGCACAGCCAAGCGAGCCGCCAGGATGACCTGATTGTACCGCATGAATCATGCGTATAATATCACGCCTCATTTGAGTTGATAGCTTATAAATATTTTCTGTAGAAAGCATTTTTTAATTTCAAAGGTAGTTAAATTTTAATAGTTCTTTAAAAAAAATGTGAACAAATGTAAACAATTGATTGTGAAAAATATATATTCTTCATTTGTAACAAAAAATCTAATAAATATAACGTATTTTTGTAAAAAATTATACAGTATAAAATTAATGTTTTGCTTAGGAAAAATATAAATTATGGCTTTGTATCTAATTCCTGTTGATATAGGTTTTTCTCCTGATGGTGGAATTTATTCTTCGTATCAAAAGCAGATTATTTTTTCAATAAAACATTTTATTGTGGAAAATGCTTCTACTGCAAGAAAAATGTTGAAAAAAATATCATATCCTTTTAGTTTTGACGATATAGTTTTGATAGAATATAATGAACATAATAGGCATTTGGTTGAAACAATGTCTGAAATACGAGATATTTTTTCTAAAAACGAAGATATTGGCTTGATGTCTGAGGCTGGAGTTCCTTGTATTGCAGACCCTGGACATGAAGTGGTGCGTTTAGCACATGAAAAAAACATTAAGGTTGTGCCTATGTTTGGTCCATCTTCGATAATTTTAGCATTGATGGCTTCAGGTTTTAGCGGGCAGCAGTTTGTTTTTCATGGCTATTTGCCTGCAAAAACTAATGAGCGTCAGAATAAATTGAAGCAGTTGGTTAAAGAATTACAAAAAAGTAATTTCACTCATGTCTTTATGGAAGCTCCTTACAGAAACAATCAGATGCTTATGGATATTTTAAATATTTTCCCAGCGGAGTTTGAGTTGTGCGTAGCCTCGGAGATTTCTCTTCCTGATGAATTTATAAAGACTCAAAAAGTTTCGCAATGGAAAAAACACACACCAGATTTACATAAAAAACGTTGCGTTTTTTGTGTGAGAAAATAAACCCATAAAAGTTCCTAAAACAATTATGGGCTTATTGAAGAAATATTAGTGTTTGTGTACATGCCTGTGAGCCAATTCTTCGTCACTTGCAGGTCTTACGTTCAAGATTTTTCCACTAAAGAAAAGAGTTATTCCTGCTAATGGGTGATTAAAATCAACTTGAACTTTTTCTAATCCAATTTTTAGGATTTTACCTTGAAAAACGTGTCCTTCATTATCTTGAAGAGGAATGATGTTGCCAACTTTTAATATTTCGTTATCAACTTTACCATCTTTCATAAAAATATCAATAGGTAAATCTACTATTGCATTTTCATCATAATCTCCATAAGCTTCCTCAGGCAATACTTTGAACTCAAAACTATCTCCGGCAGTTTTATTTAATATGTTTTTTTCAAAACCAGGAATTAGCTGCCCAATTCCAAAAATAAAATTTAAAGGATTATTTTCGTCAGCATTATCTAATTCAGCACCATTAATGTCATTTTCATTAAGTTTATAACTAATTGAAACAACTTTGTTTTTTTCTACTTTCATTTTTTTTATTTTTTATTCTTGTTCTTCTTGTTCAACATTATCATCAATTCCGCTTGCTATTTTCTTCAAAAATCTATCTTTGCGAGCTGAAGATGAAATGTAAAAACGATAAAATTTTTCGCCATCTTTTGCTTTTAATTCTCTATTTTCGGCTTTTGTATTTATGATAATGTCGTTCCATTCTTTAGCAGAAGAAAATACTGACATTAATCCATTGTAATAATCGAAGAAATACCATTTTTGACCTAAATCTAAATAAATAGTTAATCTGTCTCCGCCTCTTTTTTGAGTCAGTTCTATATGTCCATTAACGTATTTATGTATTTGAGTTTTGTTTATTGACCCAATGCCGAGTTTGCCTTGGGATACATAAGTTTTTGTTTTGTCGCTGTATTTCAATGTTAGGTCACTAAAAGTAATAGTGTGAGATAGTAATTCTGGAACTTTTTTAATATATCCATAAAGCAGAATATCGCTTTCAACTTTTTGTGCTTCTTCGGCAGGCAGAACTTCTCCTATATATTTTGAATAAACTTCACTTCTAACATTGGTTGGTTCAAGTTCTGTGTTGTTTACAAAATCTTGCTCAAGCATTGTAATAGCTTCTGGAGCTAAGAAGAAGTCTAATTCAGAAGCACAATAAATAATAGTAGAAGAATCAATATTAGAATGGTCAATTGTGCCGTAGTTATTTAGCTTTAATCTTCCAAAATTATTTCCAAAAGATAGTTTTCCTTCGTTCCTGGTTTTACACTTGAAAATAGAATAACTCATGTATCTCCCTGGAAGAATGGTTTGTGCGAGTTTTTCTTTTGAAGCAATTCTATATTCATTGCTTTCGTGATGGAAGGTTAAAAATCCGCTTGATGAAGCTAATTCTGGATCTCCTCCTAAGAATTTACGAGTTAAGAATGCGGGATATACACCAATAGAATCTTTGTTTAAATATAAACCTGCGTAAATCCTGTCACCTTTGGTGTTTGTGGGTGTTTCTGAAATAGGAATGAAAATATTTAAAGGATTAATTTCTGTTTCAAATTTAACCCATTCGCGGCGTAAAGTATCACAATTATGTTTTATTCGTGTGCCTCCTTTAAATGTAAGCAATTCTAAAGGTGCTTTTAAACTTACATTTCCATAGTAATCAAAAAATGGACTTAAAGAAAAATTAATAGAATCGCTGATATAAGCTTGTCCGTAAGTTTGAATTGCTGAGTCAACAGCAATTTTATCAAAGAAAATACGTTGTACATTCTCCATTTCGTCAATATAATCGTAATAGCCATTTGCTTGATAGCTTTTTCTTCCGAAAATATTGACATTAGCATTGTTTATAGTGTGGTATTTTGTGGTGTTGTTTGCTAGTATTTGTGCATTTTCTAAAGGAACAATTTCGGCTTTCCTTAAAATAGTAACTTTTCTGTCGCCAGGGAAAATAGTAGCATCGGCAACTTTAATGTATAAAA
This genomic window contains:
- a CDS encoding sugar transferase; translated protein: MLKRIFDLFFSFLAIVVLLLPALIIAIIIVVDSKGGVLYKQKRVGQREVVFSLLKFRSMYVNSDKKGLLTVGVSDNRVTKVGKFLRRAKIDELPQLINIFLGQMSFVGPRPEVPKYVALYTAEQKKIFAVKPGLTDYASLKFINENEVLALQENPEKYYIEVLMQEKLKLNLQYIDEMSFWTDVKIIIKTIFKIL
- a CDS encoding transketolase family protein, translating into MKQINIRQVKDTRSGFGDAIYELGKQNDKIVALCADLTGSLKLNKFAAEFPDRFIQTGIAEANMIGIAAGLAIAEYIPFTGTFANFSTGRVYDQIRQSVAYSNKNVKICASHAGITLGEDGATHQIMEDIALMRALPNMTVINPCDYTQTFLATKAIADFKGPVYLRFGRPAVPDFSPNDVPFEIGKGVIFSEGTDVTIIATGHLVWEAIEAGKILETLGISAEIINIHTIKPLDSKLILKSLAKTKCVVTAEEHVQVGGLGEAVSALICKEMPAPQEFICMPDCFGESGTPEQLMTKFGLKHNNIVDAVKKVINRK
- a CDS encoding transketolase, which codes for MLSTENIYKLSTQMRRDIIRMIHAVQSGHPGGSLGCADFLATMYSNVLNYNPKNFSMSGKDEDVFFLSNGHISAAWYSILARSGFFPVSELGTFRKLGSRLQGHPTTAENLPGIRIASGSLGQGLSAAIGCAIGKKLSNDKHFVFTLLGDGELQEGQVWEAALFANAKNIDNLIAVVDYNGKQIDGPVDEVITLGDLAAKWKSFGWNVFEMDGHNPQEIEDTIQKAKAESKAKNKPSLIIMKTIMGKGVSFMENNHKWHGSPTNEEQFKIALSELKETLGDY
- a CDS encoding sigma-70 family RNA polymerase sigma factor, which codes for MSKISDAEILKLFEIKNKRQRAFTLLVNKYKEQAYWLIRRIVIDHEDTNDVIQNTFIKVWKNLENFQGNSKLYTWIYRIATNEAITYIKSNKSRYFVSLDEMINDFSDKLEADVYFKSSDIQIKLQKAIASLPNKQKLIFIMRYYENMSYKDIADAIDVKIGTIKSAYHIAAKKIEKYLISE
- a CDS encoding SAM-dependent methyltransferase: MALYLIPVDIGFSPDGGIYSSYQKQIIFSIKHFIVENASTARKMLKKISYPFSFDDIVLIEYNEHNRHLVETMSEIRDIFSKNEDIGLMSEAGVPCIADPGHEVVRLAHEKNIKVVPMFGPSSIILALMASGFSGQQFVFHGYLPAKTNERQNKLKQLVKELQKSNFTHVFMEAPYRNNQMLMDILNIFPAEFELCVASEISLPDEFIKTQKVSQWKKHTPDLHKKRCVFCVRK
- a CDS encoding DegT/DnrJ/EryC1/StrS family aminotransferase, which produces MIPFSPPRIDDKIIEAVVDVLKSTWITTGPKTAEFEEELKKYTNCKEVICLNSASAGLELVLRWFGVGSGDEVILPAYTYAATANVVLHCGATPVFVDVNADDFNININEIRKKINSSTKVIMPVDLGGFPCDYDTIKSLVEAPEIKRLFSPKTEYQKKLGRILVLSDAAHSLGAEYNSKKTGCLTDFTVFSFHAVKNLTTAEGGAVCINLSCFDNSVVKQELKLKSLHGQNKDARAKLIPGNWKYDIVEPGYKCNMTDIQAAMGIVEIKRYDSEMLRRRREIFSLYQKLFSADDRFQLPVFKTENIESSYHVFLLRIKNINEQQRDEIIQEIFKRDVSVNVHFKPLPLMSYYKNAGYKIEEYPVAYDNFSREISLPVYFDLSDEQVKIVAKAVIDAVNQVCL
- a CDS encoding peptidylprolyl isomerase, whose protein sequence is MKVEKNKVVSISYKLNENDINGAELDNADENNPLNFIFGIGQLIPGFEKNILNKTAGDSFEFKVLPEEAYGDYDENAIVDLPIDIFMKDGKVDNEILKVGNIIPLQDNEGHVFQGKILKIGLEKVQVDFNHPLAGITLFFSGKILNVRPASDEELAHRHVHKH
- a CDS encoding VWA domain-containing protein, whose product is MKKIVIVFFLITASFSLSAQINNSEKEKIITTRILFLFDASQSMFGRWQSDMKINIARKIMSNLLDSLKSIPNLELALRCYGHTKNYPPQDCDDTRLEVPFGPNNHETIKYKLKTINPRGTTPIAYSLEKAATDFPQCSNCRNIVILITDGIEECNGDPCAVSLALQKKGIILKPFIIGIGKSFKNQFECVGTYFDATTEKQFTTALNIVISQALNSTTCQINLLDNAGNPTETNVNITFYDKLSELPKYNFIHSLNNKGFPDTLVIDPLLNYRVQVHTIPPVFIDSLKLTPGKHTTAGVWAAQGYLEVRTSSKNLGNPILCIVRENNKSKTLNTQFVSTREKYLCGLYDLEIMTLPRTYVENVKIDQNITTTVEIPSAGTAVFQFPSAGYGSIYVKKNNSLEWIYNFAGTGGQEILLLQPGEYVAVYRSKYQSKSMLSAEKSFSVKSSSIVKINMSLF